The following coding sequences lie in one Pan paniscus chromosome X, NHGRI_mPanPan1-v2.0_pri, whole genome shotgun sequence genomic window:
- the S100G gene encoding protein S100-G: MSTKKSPEELKRIFEKYAAKEGDPDQLSKDELKLLIQAEFPSLLKGTNTLDDLFQELDKNGDGEVSFEEFQVLVKKISQ; encoded by the exons ATGAGTACTAAAAAGTCTCCTGAGGAACTGAAGaggatttttgaaaaatatgcagCCAAAGAAGGTGATCCAGACCAGTTGTCAAAGGATGAACTGAAGCTATTGATTCAGGCTGAATTCCCCAGTTTACTCAAA GGTACAAACACCCTAGATGATCTCTTTCAAGAACTGGACAAGAATGGAGATGGAGAAGTTAGTTTTGAAGAATTCCAAGTATTAGTAAAAAAGATATCCCAgtga